The Fulvivirga ligni genome window below encodes:
- a CDS encoding BlaI/MecI/CopY family transcriptional regulator: protein MKELTKAEEQVMQILWDLKKGFVKDIIQKMPDPKPAYNTVSTIIRILEQKGFVNHTAYGKTYEYHPIVQKDNYSKFYFNNFLSGYFNGSFEKLVSFFAKENDLDIKDMDELMKHVKDDLKQDTDE, encoded by the coding sequence ATGAAAGAACTAACGAAGGCTGAAGAACAAGTGATGCAGATATTATGGGACTTAAAAAAAGGTTTTGTAAAAGACATTATACAAAAAATGCCAGACCCCAAGCCTGCCTATAATACGGTATCGACTATCATTAGAATTTTGGAGCAAAAGGGTTTTGTAAATCATACCGCTTACGGTAAAACTTACGAGTACCACCCTATTGTACAAAAGGATAATTATAGCAAGTTTTATTTCAACAACTTTCTTTCTGGCTATTTCAATGGTTCTTTTGAAAAGCTGGTATCATTCTTTGCTAAGGAAAATGACTTAGATATAAAAGATATGGATGAGCTAATGAAGCACGTAAAAGATGACTTAAAGCAAGATACAGATGAATGA
- a CDS encoding DUF4159 domain-containing protein, translated as MRQIFTIIILLSTVSLSVAQNPGKIKIAKLKYNGGGDWYGNKTALPNLIKFCNQNLNTDLYPEDEYVEVGSPDIFLYPYIYMTGHGNVVFSESEAQNLRTYLAAGGFLHIDDNYGLDQFVRLEMKKVFPELEFVELPFDHPIYHQKYEFANGLPKIHEHDGKPAQGFGLIYKGRLVCYYSYETDLGNGWEDQIIYNDPEAKRQEALKMGANIISYCFTQYQ; from the coding sequence ATGAGACAGATATTCACCATCATAATTTTATTAAGCACTGTAAGTTTAAGCGTAGCACAAAACCCTGGTAAGATTAAAATTGCCAAACTAAAATATAATGGTGGTGGTGACTGGTATGGAAATAAAACTGCCCTGCCTAACCTGATTAAATTTTGTAATCAGAACCTGAATACTGACCTCTACCCTGAAGATGAATACGTTGAGGTGGGAAGTCCTGATATATTCCTCTACCCTTACATATATATGACAGGCCATGGCAATGTGGTATTCTCTGAAAGTGAGGCTCAAAACCTCAGAACCTACCTGGCCGCAGGTGGCTTTCTTCACATAGATGATAATTACGGGCTGGATCAGTTTGTGAGGTTGGAGATGAAAAAGGTATTTCCGGAACTAGAATTTGTAGAACTACCTTTTGACCATCCTATCTATCATCAGAAGTATGAATTTGCCAATGGACTACCCAAGATTCATGAACATGATGGCAAACCAGCCCAGGGTTTCGGATTGATCTACAAAGGCCGATTGGTGTGTTACTATAGTTATGAGACCGATTTGGGTAATGGCTGGGAAGATCAGATCATTTATAATGATCCTGAAGCAAAGAGACAAGAGGCATTAAAAATGGGTGCTAACATAATTTCTTACTGTTTTACACAATATCAATAA
- a CDS encoding MarR family winged helix-turn-helix transcriptional regulator: MDSSNIIINIRKLVRHVNLESKKIQKNYGISIPQLLTLKYLQDKVDFKATHGEISRYLNLNNSTVTGIVNRLALKGLIAKEQDQRDKRVVYAVLTPGAHQIIKDSPQLMHDELSEKLSHLTPEKISQIEQAFQLVIEVMGIQNLEANPMLGSEEEPISSK, from the coding sequence TTGGATTCTAGTAATATCATAATAAATATAAGAAAGCTGGTTCGCCATGTTAATCTTGAATCTAAAAAGATTCAGAAGAATTATGGCATTAGCATACCCCAGTTGCTTACACTGAAGTACTTACAAGATAAAGTAGATTTCAAAGCCACACACGGAGAAATATCTCGTTACCTTAATTTGAATAATAGCACAGTTACCGGTATTGTGAATCGACTGGCCTTAAAAGGCCTTATTGCAAAGGAGCAGGACCAAAGGGATAAGCGCGTAGTTTATGCTGTTTTAACTCCGGGCGCTCATCAGATTATAAAGGATAGTCCGCAACTCATGCATGATGAACTCTCCGAAAAGCTATCACATCTTACACCAGAAAAGATAAGCCAAATAGAACAGGCCTTTCAGTTAGTGATTGAGGTGATGGGCATCCAAAATCTTGAGGCGAACCCCATGTTAGGTTCGGAAGAGGAGCCTATCTCTTCTAAATAG
- a CDS encoding sodium:solute symporter family protein, with translation MHVVDLVIFAIYMLLMLGVGFFFLKKNKNTDDYYVGGRSMSPWHVGLSVVATDVGGGFSIGLGGLGFTMGISGSWMLFTGLVGAWLAAVLLIPKVSKLSKDLNLLTFPQIFGHFYNKHVALLAGIISAVGYLGFTSSQILAGAKLASASFIELDMNTALIIMGVIAIVYTVMGGMKAVIYTDTIQWIILMSGLIFIGLPLGYSAIGGYDAIKNTLSADFLSMSNLSWQTFVNWGITIIPIWFVGMTLYQRIYSCKGEKDAKKAWFIAGLFEWPIMAFMGVLLGLFARVGAEQGMFEHLGYESVASLDAEMGLPLLLRTVLPVGLMGLMMSAYFSAIMSTADSCLMAASGNLLTDVFGKYFHVNKSDKSILRTSQILTLVVGVAALILATFMQNVLELMLYSYSFMVSGLFIPIIGALFIKNSSSLAAFSAMLTGGVVTLTLILTGVELPLGLDANIYGIIASAIVFFIINEVRKKRKVELN, from the coding sequence ATGCACGTAGTGGATCTGGTGATTTTTGCCATTTATATGCTTTTAATGTTAGGCGTAGGCTTTTTCTTCCTGAAGAAAAATAAAAACACAGATGATTATTATGTAGGAGGGCGAAGCATGAGCCCATGGCACGTGGGGCTATCAGTGGTGGCAACCGATGTAGGAGGGGGCTTTTCCATTGGTTTAGGCGGTCTTGGATTTACCATGGGGATATCAGGCTCGTGGATGTTGTTTACCGGCTTGGTAGGCGCATGGTTAGCAGCGGTGCTTCTTATTCCAAAGGTAAGTAAGCTATCAAAGGACTTAAATCTGTTAACCTTTCCTCAAATTTTCGGACATTTTTACAATAAGCATGTAGCACTGTTAGCAGGAATCATTTCTGCGGTGGGATATTTAGGTTTTACCAGTTCTCAAATACTGGCTGGAGCCAAACTAGCCTCAGCATCATTTATTGAGCTGGATATGAATACGGCCTTAATCATTATGGGAGTTATTGCTATAGTTTACACCGTAATGGGAGGGATGAAAGCAGTAATTTATACAGATACTATCCAGTGGATCATTCTCATGTCAGGGCTCATATTTATAGGTCTACCGCTAGGATACTCCGCCATTGGTGGTTATGATGCTATTAAGAATACACTCTCAGCAGATTTCCTCTCTATGAGTAATCTCAGCTGGCAGACTTTTGTAAACTGGGGAATTACCATTATTCCCATCTGGTTTGTAGGTATGACACTTTACCAGCGTATTTATAGCTGTAAGGGCGAGAAAGATGCTAAGAAAGCGTGGTTCATTGCCGGTTTGTTCGAATGGCCAATAATGGCATTCATGGGGGTGCTTTTAGGGTTGTTTGCCAGAGTAGGAGCCGAGCAAGGTATGTTTGAGCACTTAGGTTACGAAAGCGTAGCCTCACTAGATGCTGAAATGGGTTTGCCACTTTTGCTAAGAACGGTATTGCCGGTAGGCTTAATGGGGCTTATGATGTCGGCCTATTTCTCAGCCATCATGTCTACGGCAGATAGTTGCCTTATGGCGGCATCAGGTAATTTACTTACAGATGTGTTCGGTAAATATTTTCATGTAAATAAAAGTGACAAAAGTATTCTGAGAACATCTCAGATTCTCACCTTGGTAGTAGGAGTAGCGGCTTTGATCTTAGCCACCTTTATGCAAAATGTGCTGGAGCTTATGCTTTATTCCTATTCTTTTATGGTTTCCGGGTTATTCATACCCATTATAGGAGCATTATTTATTAAAAACAGTAGCTCTCTGGCCGCATTTAGCGCCATGCTTACTGGCGGAGTTGTTACGCTCACGCTTATTCTAACAGGTGTAGAGCTGCCTTTAGGATTAGACGCCAATATCTATGGAATAATAGCCTCAGCCATTGTATTTTTCATTATTAATGAGGTGAGAAAGAAGCGAAAAGTAGAATTGAATTAA
- a CDS encoding GNAT family N-acetyltransferase, with translation MIEYNILRPANTVGLIQREEVANFLFEHLDEYGDPKEDISKAIDYALNTGVTPGGFVVTARKDNEVIGAVVMNRTGMKGYIPDNILVYIAINCDYRGQGIGKELMKRAIDHAEGDIALHVEPNNPAKILYEKLGFTNKYLEMRLKK, from the coding sequence ATGATTGAATATAATATCCTCAGACCTGCTAATACCGTGGGTCTAATACAAAGAGAAGAGGTAGCTAATTTTTTGTTTGAGCACCTGGACGAGTACGGGGATCCTAAAGAGGACATTTCTAAAGCCATTGACTACGCACTAAATACTGGTGTTACACCTGGTGGTTTCGTAGTTACGGCCAGAAAGGATAACGAGGTTATTGGAGCTGTAGTGATGAACAGAACAGGTATGAAAGGCTATATTCCTGATAATATTTTGGTTTACATAGCCATCAACTGTGATTACCGTGGTCAGGGTATTGGTAAAGAACTGATGAAAAGGGCCATCGATCATGCTGAAGGAGACATCGCGCTGCACGTAGAGCCTAATAACCCGGCTAAAATTCTTTATGAAAAACTAGGATTCACCAACAAATACTTAGAAATGAGGCTTAAAAAATAA
- a CDS encoding amidohydrolase, producing MELDKTFLQVLQELRYDIHQYPEVSGEEKRTAAKIKQFVVQYNPDEVVEGIGGTGLAFIFNGKDSGPTIMFRAELDALPIHEINDFDHRSKYDNKGHKCGHDGHMIMVAGLAGLLDKTRPERGKVILMFQPAEETGQGARWMLDDVKFEGIRPDFIFALHNLPGFSKHQIILKEGTFAAASKGLIIELEGKTSHAAEPENGNSPALAMSELQNFMYHLVDNTADLQGFSLATVVHSRLGERAFGVTPGHAVVMTTIRAYDDEDLRKMQSTAEVFAQKLGKKYGLQVKISETESFSSTLNSPEALDMVKVAVDQLNLDTKEKDIPFKWSEDFGLFTQKFSGSLFGLGAGIDTPDLHNPDYDFPDEITSTGIKVFYNIIDNLLNKDVA from the coding sequence ATGGAACTAGATAAAACATTTCTGCAGGTGCTGCAGGAGTTAAGGTACGATATACATCAATACCCAGAAGTGTCAGGCGAAGAAAAGCGCACCGCTGCTAAGATAAAGCAGTTTGTGGTGCAATATAATCCTGATGAGGTAGTAGAAGGAATAGGAGGAACGGGTTTAGCCTTTATCTTTAACGGGAAGGATTCTGGTCCTACAATAATGTTCAGGGCAGAATTAGATGCCTTGCCTATTCATGAAATCAACGATTTTGATCATCGCTCTAAGTATGATAATAAAGGTCATAAGTGTGGGCATGATGGTCATATGATAATGGTAGCTGGCCTGGCAGGTCTATTAGACAAAACGAGACCTGAGAGAGGAAAGGTAATACTCATGTTCCAGCCTGCAGAAGAGACAGGACAAGGTGCCAGATGGATGCTGGATGACGTGAAATTCGAAGGTATTAGGCCTGACTTTATCTTTGCGCTGCATAACCTTCCAGGTTTTTCAAAACATCAGATTATTTTGAAGGAAGGAACATTCGCCGCAGCCTCCAAGGGACTAATCATTGAGCTCGAAGGTAAAACCTCTCATGCCGCAGAGCCTGAAAATGGTAATAGCCCTGCTTTGGCTATGTCTGAACTTCAGAACTTCATGTATCATTTGGTTGATAATACAGCTGATTTACAAGGCTTTAGTTTAGCGACAGTGGTGCATTCGCGTTTAGGAGAGAGAGCTTTTGGAGTCACTCCTGGTCACGCAGTGGTGATGACTACCATCAGGGCCTATGATGATGAAGACCTTCGAAAAATGCAGTCAACGGCCGAAGTCTTTGCTCAGAAATTAGGGAAAAAGTATGGTCTTCAGGTGAAAATTTCGGAAACTGAGTCTTTTAGCTCAACATTAAATAGCCCTGAAGCTTTAGATATGGTGAAAGTAGCGGTTGACCAGTTGAATTTGGATACAAAGGAAAAAGATATTCCATTTAAATGGAGTGAAGATTTTGGGCTATTTACCCAAAAGTTTAGCGGATCTCTGTTTGGTCTCGGAGCCGGAATAGATACGCCTGATTTACATAATCCTGATTATGATTTTCCTGATGAAATAACTTCAACAGGCATTAAAGTATTTTATAACATAATTGATAACCTTTTGAATAAGGATGTTGCATGA
- the alr gene encoding alanine racemase, whose translation MLHDTSSIMLDFDALSSNIDFIKSRLKSGVKLSSVVKGNAYGHGIKELIPLLERCDVHHFSVFSAQEAAEAYAAATQSCTIMIMGFLADADLLWAIENEIEFFVFDIERVEQALTVAKEIGKKAIIHVELETGFNRTGFNKKDLLELIDLIKENDQYLKVRGVCTHYAGAESVANYVRVKKQISNFNKLYKLIEKAGIEVEMRHTACSAAAMAYPKTQMDMVRIGILQYGFWPSKEVFIDYLNNSKNEDKRDPLRRIITWSSSIMTIKEVKTGDFIGYGTSYLAQQDIKVGIVPVGYAYGYSRILSNQGRVLVNGKRVGVVGMVNMNMMMVDITEVPDVKRGTTVILIGEQDNVDISVASFGELSNQLNYELLTRLPHDIPRIIKE comes from the coding sequence ATGTTGCATGATACCTCATCTATCATGTTGGACTTTGACGCCTTGTCTTCCAATATTGATTTTATTAAAAGCCGCTTAAAAAGTGGAGTAAAGCTCTCGTCGGTGGTTAAGGGTAATGCCTACGGCCATGGCATTAAGGAACTTATCCCATTATTAGAAAGATGCGATGTGCATCATTTCTCAGTATTCAGCGCTCAGGAAGCTGCAGAAGCATATGCCGCAGCCACTCAATCATGTACCATTATGATAATGGGTTTCTTGGCTGATGCTGATTTGTTATGGGCTATAGAAAATGAAATCGAATTCTTTGTCTTTGACATTGAAAGAGTAGAGCAGGCACTCACTGTCGCTAAAGAGATAGGTAAAAAGGCAATCATTCATGTAGAACTTGAAACAGGGTTTAACAGAACTGGATTTAATAAAAAGGACCTTTTAGAACTCATTGATCTGATCAAAGAAAATGATCAATACTTAAAGGTTCGAGGTGTATGCACACATTATGCAGGGGCCGAAAGTGTGGCCAATTATGTTAGGGTCAAAAAACAAATTAGTAACTTTAACAAGCTTTACAAGTTAATAGAAAAGGCAGGTATTGAAGTAGAAATGAGGCATACGGCCTGTTCAGCTGCTGCCATGGCTTATCCTAAAACCCAAATGGATATGGTAAGGATAGGTATTTTACAATATGGTTTTTGGCCTAGCAAGGAAGTTTTTATCGATTATCTGAATAATAGTAAGAATGAAGATAAAAGAGATCCTCTGAGACGAATCATTACCTGGTCTAGCAGTATTATGACCATAAAGGAGGTGAAAACCGGTGATTTTATTGGTTATGGCACCAGCTATTTAGCACAACAAGACATAAAAGTGGGGATAGTACCGGTGGGCTATGCTTATGGCTACAGCCGCATTCTCAGTAACCAGGGCAGAGTGCTCGTAAACGGTAAGAGAGTGGGTGTGGTAGGAATGGTAAATATGAATATGATGATGGTTGATATTACTGAAGTTCCAGATGTAAAAAGAGGTACTACTGTAATATTAATTGGAGAACAAGATAATGTTGATATATCTGTGGCATCATTTGGAGAGTTAAGTAATCAATTGAACTATGAGCTTTTAACTCGCCTGCCCCATGATATTCCAAGAATAATAAAAGAATAA
- a CDS encoding alanine racemase: protein MAFLELYKDRLKHNYNYLATLFEGRGIEWGVVTKLLCGNKEYIKEIIDLGATEIHDSRISNLKVVKSISEDVQTVYIKPPAKRSISNVIKYADVSFNTSFATIKMLSKEAQKQNKVHKIIIMIEMGDLREGVLGENVIEFYSKVFELPNINISGIGTNLNCLHGVMPSQDKLIQLSLYKQLIEAKFNRQIPWVSGGTSVTIPLLLKEMRPMGVNHFRVGEILYFGLNLFTMKKVDGMKDDVFKLYAEIIELYEKPKVPIGELAENPSGDILEINEEDYGKTSYRAIIDIGLLDISPEYLIPDDDSIEVTGASSDMLVIDLGETTRDYKVGDLISFKLRYMGALSILNSDYIDKKII, encoded by the coding sequence ATGGCTTTTTTAGAACTTTACAAGGATAGACTTAAACATAATTATAATTACTTAGCTACTTTATTTGAAGGTAGAGGCATAGAATGGGGAGTGGTAACTAAACTTCTCTGCGGAAATAAGGAGTACATTAAAGAGATCATTGATCTTGGAGCCACTGAGATTCATGATTCCAGAATCAGCAACCTCAAGGTGGTTAAAAGTATATCTGAAGATGTTCAAACCGTGTACATCAAGCCTCCGGCTAAGCGAAGTATCTCCAATGTAATCAAATATGCCGATGTAAGCTTCAATACCAGCTTTGCTACAATAAAAATGCTCTCAAAAGAAGCGCAGAAGCAGAATAAGGTGCATAAGATCATCATTATGATTGAAATGGGTGATCTAAGAGAGGGAGTTCTCGGTGAAAATGTGATTGAGTTTTATTCAAAGGTCTTTGAGCTGCCGAATATTAATATTTCAGGCATCGGAACCAATCTGAACTGCTTACATGGTGTTATGCCATCTCAGGATAAGCTCATCCAGCTAAGTCTGTACAAGCAACTGATAGAGGCTAAATTCAACAGGCAGATTCCTTGGGTTTCTGGCGGTACATCAGTGACAATACCTCTTTTACTGAAGGAAATGCGCCCGATGGGAGTAAACCATTTTAGGGTGGGAGAAATCCTTTATTTTGGACTTAACCTCTTCACAATGAAGAAGGTAGACGGAATGAAGGACGATGTATTTAAGCTTTATGCAGAAATCATCGAATTATATGAAAAGCCAAAGGTTCCTATCGGGGAATTGGCAGAAAATCCTTCCGGCGATATTCTGGAGATCAATGAAGAGGATTATGGCAAAACATCTTACAGAGCAATCATAGACATAGGCCTCTTAGATATCTCACCTGAGTATCTAATTCCTGACGACGATAGCATTGAGGTAACAGGAGCCAGCAGTGATATGCTGGTGATCGATCTGGGAGAAACCACTAGAGACTATAAAGTGGGTGATCTTATCTCATTTAAGCTGAGATATATGGGAGCACTTAGCATACTAAACTCCGATTATATAGATAAGAAGATCATTTAG
- a CDS encoding formate/nitrite transporter family protein: MSIFNFLKPKPQKVEDVSNEPKTIYHIFQEQIDTGLAEHKRSPLGLFVSSFAAGLEVGFTLFLVGILYTLVHDKVSEPVMHLILAAAYPVGFIFVVIGRSELFTEHTTLAVIPVLQKETNVKSLLKLWSIVYLGNLLGGYIMAGILALQGPSMEIISVDAFYHIAHKLVKYDWLIITGSSILAGWLMGQLSWLVTSSQETISRMIMVVLITALIGVGGLHHSIVGSIEVFAGVLTSNEVSWFDYMHFQFFTTIGNIIGGVVFVSVIKFSAIRFSKQGKHHHKNHDESK; encoded by the coding sequence ATGAGCATATTCAATTTTTTAAAACCTAAGCCACAAAAGGTGGAAGATGTGAGTAATGAACCTAAGACCATTTATCACATTTTTCAAGAACAGATAGATACTGGACTGGCTGAGCATAAACGTTCTCCCCTGGGACTTTTTGTCTCCTCCTTTGCCGCAGGTTTAGAGGTTGGATTTACTCTGTTCTTAGTAGGCATTCTTTACACATTGGTGCATGATAAGGTTTCTGAACCTGTAATGCATCTAATTCTGGCTGCGGCCTATCCTGTAGGATTTATATTTGTGGTGATAGGTAGGTCTGAACTCTTTACTGAGCACACCACCCTGGCGGTGATCCCGGTATTACAAAAAGAGACGAATGTTAAGAGCTTATTGAAACTCTGGAGCATAGTCTATCTGGGTAATCTTTTAGGTGGTTATATTATGGCCGGAATACTCGCGCTGCAAGGCCCGTCAATGGAAATCATCAGTGTAGATGCTTTTTATCATATTGCTCACAAACTGGTTAAGTATGATTGGTTGATCATTACAGGAAGCAGCATTCTTGCCGGTTGGCTTATGGGGCAACTTTCATGGCTTGTTACGTCATCTCAAGAAACTATAAGCCGAATGATAATGGTTGTATTGATTACCGCATTAATTGGTGTAGGTGGCTTACATCACTCCATAGTAGGATCAATAGAGGTTTTTGCAGGTGTACTCACCTCTAATGAGGTAAGTTGGTTTGATTATATGCATTTTCAGTTTTTTACTACGATAGGAAATATCATCGGAGGTGTCGTGTTCGTATCAGTAATAAAGTTTAGTGCCATCAGATTCAGTAAGCAGGGTAAGCATCATCATAAAAATCATGACGAATCTAAATGA
- a CDS encoding Dps family protein — MSNQTEVKKAKENKKSEKGSRLWAYKKLGFSKPETAEIVNTLNQLLANYHVHYQKLRNYHWNVKGPDFFDIHEKFEDQYNQAKLNIDAIAERIRVFGYTPMSTLKEYLEHSEIKETGTDMDGMSMVKEILNDFEILLGFMVNVADAAVDVGDVGTENMINGFVETMEKSHWMFTAFATKD, encoded by the coding sequence ATGAGCAATCAAACAGAAGTGAAAAAAGCGAAAGAAAATAAAAAATCAGAAAAGGGGAGTAGACTTTGGGCTTATAAGAAGCTTGGATTCTCAAAACCTGAAACTGCAGAAATAGTAAATACACTTAATCAGTTATTAGCCAATTATCACGTTCATTATCAAAAACTCAGAAACTATCACTGGAATGTGAAAGGTCCTGACTTTTTTGATATTCATGAAAAATTTGAAGATCAATACAATCAGGCTAAGCTAAACATAGATGCCATTGCAGAGAGAATTAGAGTATTCGGATATACTCCTATGAGTACTTTGAAAGAGTATTTAGAGCATAGTGAAATCAAGGAAACAGGTACTGATATGGACGGAATGTCTATGGTGAAGGAAATTTTAAATGATTTCGAAATCTTATTAGGTTTTATGGTGAATGTAGCTGATGCCGCTGTAGATGTGGGCGATGTAGGTACCGAAAATATGATCAATGGATTTGTAGAAACCATGGAGAAAAGTCACTGGATGTTTACTGCATTTGCAACAAAGGATTAA
- a CDS encoding universal stress protein, translating into MEVRGNEILVPVDFTLAAKYGVNNAINLANRLNTNIHLVNFIPPPDANKGKEKEEEYDFSEALRSSINLLKENQTKLTELVHEIDGSENIHSEIKMDKFARGIKKQLKNQNIGLIVMGLNGHLSIGDSLCQNKKANEIIRSGCPVLVCNENVNDFNQSNSIVVSMDEDSFLDDNFDKFLRISRNLFKKWYFVHVNHSNDKKTWSKSGIEQFLAKHQVKPTSVQIIESSDKEQAILEYADAKNAGCLAVNRHGKTSSFSDCKVEEIVSSGKFPVFIY; encoded by the coding sequence ATGGAAGTTCGAGGAAACGAAATACTTGTCCCGGTTGACTTTACTTTAGCTGCAAAATATGGTGTAAATAATGCCATAAATCTTGCCAACCGCCTAAACACTAATATTCACCTAGTTAATTTCATACCACCACCAGATGCCAATAAAGGCAAGGAAAAGGAAGAAGAATATGATTTCAGCGAAGCGCTCAGATCTTCAATTAATCTTCTCAAAGAAAATCAAACCAAGCTCACAGAGTTGGTGCATGAGATAGATGGTTCGGAAAACATCCACTCTGAAATAAAGATGGATAAGTTCGCCAGAGGTATTAAAAAACAACTCAAGAATCAAAATATTGGACTAATTGTGATGGGGCTTAACGGTCACTTGAGTATCGGCGATTCACTTTGTCAAAATAAAAAGGCCAATGAAATTATAAGGTCAGGCTGCCCTGTTTTGGTATGTAATGAAAACGTTAATGACTTCAATCAGTCGAATTCAATAGTAGTCTCAATGGATGAAGATTCTTTTCTAGACGACAATTTTGATAAGTTCTTAAGGATCTCTAGAAACTTATTCAAGAAATGGTATTTCGTCCATGTAAACCATTCCAACGATAAAAAGACATGGAGTAAGTCTGGAATAGAACAATTTCTTGCTAAACATCAGGTGAAGCCTACATCTGTTCAGATAATTGAAAGTTCCGATAAGGAGCAAGCAATTTTAGAATACGCTGATGCTAAGAATGCCGGATGTCTAGCTGTTAACAGACACGGCAAAACATCAAGCTTCTCAGATTGTAAGGTAGAGGAAATCGTTAGTTCTGGAAAGTTTCCTGTGTTTATTTACTAA